The Caenorhabditis elegans chromosome II genome has a segment encoding these proteins:
- the flp-27 gene encoding EASAFGDIIGELKGKGLGGRMRF-amide (Confirmed by transcript evidence): protein MFSLTQILTFLLVAITLMTFSSAQPIDEERPIFMERREASAFGDIIGELKGKGLGGRMRFGKRSSSPDISLAEMRAIYGGDQSNIFNFK, encoded by the exons ATGTTCTCCCTAACACAGATTCTTACTTTCCTGTTGGTCGCCATCACTTTGATGACATTCTCTTCGGCTCAG CCAATCGACGAAGAGCGTCCGATCTTCATGGAACGTCGTGAAGCTTCAGCATTTGGAGATATCATTGGAGAGCTTAAGGGAAAGGGACTCGGCGGGCGAATGAG ATTCGGAAAGCGATCATCTTCCCCTGACATTTCATTGGCTGAAATGCGTGCAATTTATGGTGGAGACCAGTCGAATATCTTCAACTTTAAATAA
- the ndub-5 gene encoding NADH dehydrogenase [ubiquinone] 1 beta subcomplex subunit 5, mitochondrial (Confirmed by transcript evidence): MALMSKMAPAAACACRSAFLKPSTSVIPAIRSSHAAVFRKRPGQLIVNRIKDVCHFYFIGIGFLPVLFCLAYNHIVYGTCELKDYPTEGPAPHHWQFERTPIRQWWAKWFGVSDVEHHERNLAYYEKQGILARWRQIEQRVKHLEGERWDYKGWSYQPVSSTWVDYGRWHALRMRDQYEQHGHYAQ, translated from the exons ATGGCGTTGATGAGTAAAATGGCGCCGGCGGCGGCCTGCGCCTGTCGTAGCGCATTTTTGAAGCCGTCTACCAGCGTTATTCCTGCTATTAGAAGCTCCCATGCCGCCGTATTCCGAAAACGCCCGGGACAATTGATTGTTAACAGAATCAag GATGTGTGCCACTTCTATTTCATCGGAATCGGATTCCTCCCAGTGCTTTTCTGTCTCGCATACAATCACATCGTCTACGGAACTTGCGAATTGAAGGACTATCCAACAGAA GGACCAGCTCCACATCACTGGCAATTCGAACGTACACCAATTCGTCAATGGTGGGCTAAATGGTTCGGAGTATCGGATGTTGAGCACCACGAAAGAAATCTCGCTTACTATGAGAAGCAAGGAATTCTTGCCAGATGGag GCAAATCGAACAACGTGTTAAGCATCTTGAAGGTGAACGTTGGGATTACAAGGGATGGAGCTATCAGCCAGTGTCTTCCACCTGGGTCGATTATGGAAGATGGCATGCTCTCCGCATGAGAGATCAATACGAGCAACACGGACACTATGCTCAgtaa
- the eif-2D gene encoding SUI1 domain-containing protein (Confirmed by transcript evidence), translated as MFKKPFTVKKNTNQRNSDSRKLFNRLKEEVNGESNIDKKGQVAQVKLTTFEGTQMNVYTIDKVPMLFEFSENGNIYPTVYYMWNNQKTFPVLICHEPVFSYLENGADLMLPGVIRSSIFPFPTFRKGAPVAIAFYSSETETVSGPSAVGCSMMSSEEMVVCGFKGKGVQVLHVFRDQLWDFGPKGVPPSCSLEDWNKIGVESEESEEDEETDERKELDACQSTLPKEEEKQEVIQEEPMENLLTRCFLAGLKHRFTRNQLPMDVGQFYTQCVLSCVPDGRRLDMKKTHFKKFATFLQEINELESEWIIKITPSKEKKGADIVADVNFSNKLFRDFEVTDERIVDEAPAEKAKFDAPVIAEYFAITEPTLKLFPGCSKGDLLTVKQIKEFVTKYVNENKLAAGGSVRLDPIIFSVTKIQTDTTPWANLMKEIHSRMTATWHIRWPDGREIVRKVSPPRVEFKIENRAGNKKVTLLNGLAMFGIDIRTICHQIQTGVATSVTSQWEVPGVEGPQVLVQGNQIHFIADLLIKSYGIDKKFMKGTELAVKKKK; from the exons atgttcaaaaaaccgTTTACAGtcaagaaaaatacaaatcagCGGAATTCTGACTC ACGAAAACTGTTTAACCGACTGAAAGAGGAAGTCAATGGAGAATCGAATATTGACAAGAAAGGCCAA GTCGCTCAAGTAAAGCTGACAACTTTCGAAGGAACCCAGATGAATGTCTACACAATTGACAAAGTTCCGATGCTTTTCGAATTcagtgaaaatggaaatatcTATCCCACTGTGTATTATATGTGGAATAATCAAAAGACATTTCCAGTCTTGATCTGCCATGAACCAGTTTTCTCGTATCTAGAAAATGGAGCAGATCTTATGCTTCCTGGTGTTATTCGTTCATCCATTTTCCCATTTCCAACGTTTCGAAAAGGAGCTCCAGTGGCAATTGCATTTTATTCGTCTGAAACTGAAACTGTTTCAGGCCCATCGGCAGTAGGCTGCTCAATGATGTCGTCTGAAGAAATGGTTGTGTGTGGATTCAAAGGAAAAGGTGTCCAAGTGTTGCATGTCTTCAGAGATCAACTTTGGGATTTTGGACCAAAAGGTGTTCCTCCTTCATGTTCATTAGAAGACTGGAACAAGATTGGAGTAGAATCCGAAGAATCAGAGGAAGATGAGGAAACAGATGAAAGGAAAGAATTGGATGCTTGTCAATCAACATTaccaaaagaagaagaaaaacaagaagTGATACAAGAAGAACCTATGGAAAATCTTCTGACACGTTGTTTCCTAGCTGGCTTAAAACATAGATTCACTCGAAATCAACTCCCAATGGATGTTGGACAATTCTATACGCAATGTGTTCTCTCTTGTGTTCCAGATGGCCGACGATTGGATATGAAAAAGAcacatttcaagaaattcgCTACGTTTCTTCAAGAAATAAATGAACTAGAAAGTGAGTGGATCATCAAGATTACGCCGAgtaaagagaaaaaaggagCTGATATCGTAGCTGATGTGAACTTTTCCAACAAATTATTCCGCGATTTTGAAGTAACTGATGAACGAATTGTTGATGAAGCTCCAGCGGAGAAGGCCAAGTTTGATGCTCCCGTGATAGCTGAATATTTTGCAATTACCGAACCAACGCTGAAGTTGTTCCCTGGCTGCTCAAAAGGGGATCTTCTGACTGTGAAACAAATCAAAGAATTTGTCACAAAATATGTAAATGAAAAC AAACTTGCTGCTGGAGGATCAGTTCGTCTTGATCCAATTATCTTTTCGGTCACTAAAATCCAAACGGATACAACTCCATGGGCAAATTTGATGAAAGAAATCCATTCAAGAATGACTGCAACATGGCACATAAGATGGCCTGACGGCAGAGAAATAGTCAGAAAAGTATCTCCACCGAGAGTTGAATTCAAGATCGAAAACCGTgctggaaacaaaaaagttactCTTTTAAATGGATTAGCGATGTTTGGAATTGACATTCGAACGATTTGCCATCAAATTCAG actggTGTGGCTACTAGTGTTACAAGTCAATGGGAAGTTCCTGGCGTCGAAGGTCCTCAAGTACTCGTTCAAGGAaatcaaattcattttatcGCTGATCTTCTGATAAAATCGTATGGAATCGACAAGAAATTTATGAAAGGAACCGAGTTGGcggtgaaaaagaagaaataa
- the C25H3.3 gene encoding Acyl-coenzyme A thioesterase 13 (Confirmed by transcript evidence) yields the protein MPSKYMQLAKEIIKNYGTKGQFGCVSGAGNVRAVHAEEGNLRVEFEVEKDQSNHFNTLHGGCTSTLIDIFTTGALLLTKPARPGVSVDLHVTYLTAAKIGETLVLDSTVIKQGKTLAFTKAELYRKSDNVMIATGVHTKAFPTVKKAN from the exons ATGCCTTCAAAATACATGCAATTGGCGAaggaaatcatcaaaaattatggaaCCAAGGGTCAATTCGGATGTGTTTCCGGAGCAGGAAATGTGAGAGCAGTTCATGCGGAGGAAGGAAATCTACGAGTGGAATTTGAAGTTGAGAAAGATCAGTCAAACCATTTTAACACTCTTCACGGTGGATGTACATCTACGCTCATTGATATTTTCACTACTGGGGCTCTTCTTCTCACAAAACCAGCTAGGCCAGGAGTATCTGTTGATTTGCATGTTAC ATACCTGACCGCCGCTAAAATTGGTGAGACCCTTGTGCTCGACTCCACCGTCATCAAACAAGGAAAAACTCTTGCATTCACAAAG gcaGAACTCTACCGTAAAAGTGATAATGTAATGATTGCAACTGGAGTACATACCAAAGCATTCCCAACTGTGAAGAAAGCAAACTAA
- the C25H3.14 gene encoding Acyl-coenzyme A thioesterase 13 (Confirmed by transcript evidence): MASKYMQIAKEVIKMFGTKGQFGYAAGARNVRAVHAEEGNLRVEFEVEKDQTNQFETLHGGCTAALIDCFTTGALLLTKEARPGVSVDLHITYLTAANIGETLVLNSTVIKQGRSLGFTKAELYRKRDNAMIATGVHTKAFPK, encoded by the exons ATGGCATCAAAATACATGCAAATTGCGAAGGAAGTGATCAAAATGTTCGGGACAAAAGGACAATTCGGTTATGCGGCTGGAGCACGGAATGTGAGAGCAGTTCATGCGGAGGAAGGAAATCTACGAGTGGAATTCGAAGTTGAAAAGGATCAGACAAATCAATTCGAGACACTTCATGGTGGATGTACAGCAGCACTTATCGATTGTTTCACAACTGGTGCTCTTCTACTCACAAAGGAAGCGAGGCCTGGTGTTTCAGTGGATTTGCATATTAC ATACTTGACAGCTGCAAACATCGGAGAAACTCTTGTACTCAACTCTACTGTCATCAAACAGGGGCGCTCTCTTGGATTCACTAAG GCAGAACTCTATCGTAAAAGGGACAATGCAATGATTGCTACTGGAGTCCACACCAAGGCGTTCCCAAAGTGA
- the C25H3.10 gene encoding F-box domain-containing protein (Confirmed by transcript evidence), translating into MFEFEQLPNEMQLEVLKRTEFRTIQSMKTVSKRVQHFIQLYQRYMLPIPIRQMFVTPEKISFTLANSNEINTINHDDMDKYLRGAKVDLLWLEMNGSEDEPIEFLQKVIQKTNFTRIDCLKLGSSKVECDVTKLENCMASLVCAELIVDWRFRVPEDFFNELHVEKLTRLTIGNQESRNFYHPLSGDHFRKFRGDWLEIGQNRLRSSDISTFLKNWKLGSISWIEMYNIVISFPIPELLILLKNESCQKTPTTWKVSRDLDEGKEELEIGFFKSTNFSKQPSLVIRQLKILEYLW; encoded by the exons ATGTTTGAGTTTGAGCAGCTGCCAAATGAGATGCAATTGGAAGTTCTGAAAAGG ACTGAGTTTCGAACAATTCAAAGTATGAAGACTGTCTCTAAAAGAGTACAACATTTTATTCAGTTGTACCAAAGGTACATGTTGCCCATCCCGATTCGTCAGATGTTTGTTACTCCT GAAAAGATAAGTTTCACATTAGCAAACTCGAATGAAATCAACACTATCAATCATGATGACATGGATAAATATCTTCGTGGTGCTAAAGTGGATTTACTTTGGCTAGAGATG AATGGAAGTGAAGATGAACCTattgaatttcttcaaaaagttattcaaaaaacaaatttcactAGAATTGATTGTTTGAAATTGGGAAGCTCAAAAGTtgagtgtgacgtcacaaaattggaaaattgcatgGCAAGTTTGGTGTGTGCAGAACTAATTGTTGACTGGAGATTCAGAGTTCCTGaggattttttcaatgaacttCATGTTGAGAAG ttaaCTCGATTAACGATTGGAAATCAGGAATCTAGAAACTTCTACCACCCACTTTCGGGAGATCACTTCAGAAAGTTCAGAGGAGATTGGTTGGAAATTGGGCAAAATCGTCTCAGAAGTTCAGATATATCTACCTTCCTAAAA aattgGAAATTGGGCTCCATTTCTTGGATTGAAATGTACAACATTGTCATTAGTTTTCCAATTCccgaattattgattttactgaaaaatgagagTTGCCAGAAAACACCAACGACGTGGAAAGTGTCTCGGGATCTAGACGAAGGAAAAGAGGAACTTGAAATTGGATTCTTCAAAAGTACAAACTTCTCGAAACAGCCATCATTGGTTATAaggcaattgaaaattttagaatatttgtGGTGA
- the C25H3.10 gene encoding F-box domain-containing protein (Confirmed by transcript evidence), protein MFEFEQLPNEMQLEVLKRTEFRTIQSMKTVSKRVQHFIQLYQRYMLPIPIRQMFVTPEKISFTLANSNEINTINHDDMDKYLRGAKVDLLWLEMNGSEDEPIEFLQKVIQKTNFTRIDCLKLGSSKVECDVTKLENCMSS, encoded by the exons ATGTTTGAGTTTGAGCAGCTGCCAAATGAGATGCAATTGGAAGTTCTGAAAAGG ACTGAGTTTCGAACAATTCAAAGTATGAAGACTGTCTCTAAAAGAGTACAACATTTTATTCAGTTGTACCAAAGGTACATGTTGCCCATCCCGATTCGTCAGATGTTTGTTACTCCT GAAAAGATAAGTTTCACATTAGCAAACTCGAATGAAATCAACACTATCAATCATGATGACATGGATAAATATCTTCGTGGTGCTAAAGTGGATTTACTTTGGCTAGAGATG AATGGAAGTGAAGATGAACCTattgaatttcttcaaaaagttattcaaaaaacaaatttcactAGAATTGATTGTTTGAAATTGGGAAGCTCAAAAGTtgagtgtgacgtcacaaaattggaaaattgcatg AGTTCCTGa
- the C25H3.1 gene encoding non-specific serine/threonine protein kinase (Confirmed by transcript evidence), with product MDSENKTSIAIGCKVCNKYKVTKLLGGGSYGCVHEVIELKTGDRYAMKSEYSSMKKPILLNELKVMKAIYTFSSQHVLKVRDMGVHGSTKFIIMQMLEKNMDEVFELLGGSMTLNTAVATSYQCLEGLEFMHWAGFLHRDIKPNNYCLDANSGQGLRTIYIIDYGICKRFVDNNNVIRQPRKITKFRGTLDFAPIVSHELREHSRGSDLES from the exons ATGGATTCCGAAAACAAAACTTCAATAGCTATCGGATGCAAAGTTTGTAACAAATACAAGGTCACAAAATTGCTCGGTGGGGGGAGCTACGGATGCGTCCACGAGGTCATTGAGCTCAAAACTGGTGACCGGTACGCAATGAAATCGGAGTACTCCTCTATGAAGAAACCC ATATTACTAAATGAGCTGAAGGTGATGAAGGCAATCTACACGTTTTCCAGTCAACATGTTCTGAAAGTGAGAG atatggGAGTTCACGGAAGTACCAAGTTCATTATCATGCAAATGCTCGAGAAGAACATGGATGAAGTGTTCGAGCTTCTTGGAGGTTCCATGACTTTGAACACAGCAGTCGCAACTTCTTATCAGTGCCTGGAAGGATTGGAGTTCATGCACTGGGCTGGATTTCTCCATCGCGATATTAAGCCCAATAACTACTGTCTGGATGCGAATTCTGGGCAAGGATTAAGAACTATTTACATAATTGATTATGGTATATGTAAACGATTTGTGGACAACAATAACGTTATCAGACAACCAAGGAAAATCACCAAATTTCGAGGAACTCTCGACTTTGCACCGATCGTCAGTCACGAACTTCGTGAGCACAGCAGAGGGAGCGACTTGGAATCTTGA